A stretch of the Sulfurimonas sp. HSL-1656 genome encodes the following:
- a CDS encoding multidrug effflux MFS transporter, whose amino-acid sequence MKPQTPRPSFKEFVLLMSLMTAAAALAIDAVMPALSTIGMALQVQTDNDRQLIISLLFAGMALGQLLYGPLSDSFGRKRAIYVGFGLYIAGSLIALLSPNLTVMLFGRFLQGLGAAGPRIVSVALIRDLYEGRMMARVMSFVMSIFIFVPAVAPALGEGLLYLWGWQAIFGLFIAVAAVTLVWFILRQPETLPLERRIPLSPARILTGIVETCRNRTALGYTVAMGLVFSVFMGYLSSAEQIFRDTYGTGELFALYFGIFALSIGLASYLNARLVMRYGMRPLSSSALAALTLVSLLYFAYAYAHDGVPPFGTFMLYGLVTFFCFGLLFGNLNAMAMEPLGHIAGIGAAVVGSLSTFIALPIGVTIGRLYDGGILALVGGFALLGAAGLAVVRRTGHEEMQRVPVPTDD is encoded by the coding sequence ATGAAACCGCAGACACCCCGCCCCTCCTTTAAAGAGTTTGTCCTTCTGATGAGCCTGATGACCGCCGCGGCGGCCCTGGCTATCGATGCCGTCATGCCTGCGCTCAGCACCATCGGCATGGCCCTGCAGGTGCAGACCGACAACGACCGCCAGCTCATCATCTCCCTGCTCTTTGCGGGGATGGCCCTGGGGCAGCTGCTCTACGGGCCGCTCAGCGACAGCTTCGGGCGGAAGCGTGCCATCTACGTCGGGTTCGGCCTCTACATCGCTGGGTCCCTTATCGCCCTGCTCAGTCCGAACCTGACCGTCATGCTCTTCGGCCGCTTTTTGCAGGGGCTAGGTGCCGCCGGGCCGCGCATCGTCTCCGTGGCCCTCATCCGCGATCTCTACGAAGGGCGTATGATGGCACGGGTGATGTCTTTTGTCATGAGCATCTTCATCTTCGTACCCGCCGTCGCCCCGGCGCTGGGCGAAGGCCTGCTCTACCTCTGGGGATGGCAGGCGATCTTCGGGCTCTTCATTGCCGTCGCCGCAGTGACGCTGGTCTGGTTCATCCTGCGCCAGCCCGAGACGCTGCCATTAGAGCGACGCATCCCCCTCTCGCCCGCACGTATCCTTACCGGCATTGTAGAGACCTGCAGGAACCGCACCGCCCTGGGCTATACCGTCGCCATGGGGCTGGTGTTCAGCGTCTTCATGGGCTATCTCAGCTCTGCCGAACAGATCTTCCGCGACACCTACGGCACCGGCGAGCTCTTTGCCCTCTACTTCGGCATCTTCGCCCTCTCCATCGGCCTCGCCTCCTACCTCAATGCGCGGCTGGTGATGCGCTACGGCATGCGGCCGCTCAGCTCCTCGGCGCTCGCGGCCCTCACCCTCGTCTCGCTCCTCTATTTCGCCTATGCCTATGCCCATGACGGGGTGCCGCCGTTTGGGACCTTCATGCTCTACGGCCTCGTTACCTTCTTCTGCTTCGGCCTGCTCTTTGGCAACCTCAATGCCATGGCGATGGAGCCGCTGGGGCACATTGCCGGCATCGGGGCCGCGGTCGTCGGTTCGCTCTCGACCTTCATCGCCCTGCCTATCGGCGTGACCATAGGCCGCCTCTACGACGGCGGCATCCTCGCCCTCGTCGGGGGCTTCGCCCTCCTCGGCGCCGCCGGGCTTGCCGTCGTACGCCGCACCGGCCACGAGGAGATGCAGCGCGTCCCCGTCCCAACCGACGACTGA
- the glyS gene encoding glycine--tRNA ligase subunit beta, whose protein sequence is MLKTLLIEIGVEELPAVPLLGELANIEKKWAKVLEDNALMCEFEFYYTPRRLVLWHREFKSAQDDTTEELFGAPIAIAYKDGKATPAAEGFARKCGVSLDEVGRAEKGGKEVLYYKNEIKGQPSKALLEGMLSQWLKSLGFGKSMRWGALEESFIRPIRWVNVMMEGESVDMTLFNVKSAPVTYVHRMHSFEPQMVADEKQYFELLETGAVTLFADDRRKTILDAFEALEKAHGIAIEVDADLLDEVIAITEHPTPLLGSFDDTFLRLPPEVIITSMKEHQRYFPVFKDGKLVNQFVVVSNALTEDFSKVVEGNERVLRPRLADALFFYDNDLNKGLSTEGLEKVVFMDGLGTLRDKIDREHDIADALFERYGDLVTAENSLSYEMNQELLQRAVELAKADLMSEMVYEFTELQGLMGYYYAKALGEADEVALAIKEQYLPEGEDSPVPSTRFSALVALAIKLDTLLGLFSVDQIPTGSRDPFGLRRAVNGIVRIALAHSLPFDIAATLRELGAKYKGIDFEKLESFFIERVNQYYKVNPSIVAAVLASGEREILSLDAKIKAVASFVESESFSTMFSTFKRVANITKDFDVNGPLNIDVSRFEAVEEGALYKAFKAVVDAEYDSYEAELDALFGLKPELDAFFDNVMVNAEDEAVRYNRKALVASVYKTLLGIADIKEISI, encoded by the coding sequence ATGCTGAAGACACTATTGATCGAAATCGGGGTAGAGGAGCTGCCGGCGGTACCGCTGCTGGGCGAGCTTGCAAACATCGAGAAGAAGTGGGCGAAAGTGCTCGAGGACAATGCGCTGATGTGCGAGTTCGAGTTCTACTACACGCCGCGCCGCCTCGTGCTGTGGCACCGCGAGTTCAAGAGCGCCCAGGACGACACGACCGAGGAGCTTTTCGGAGCGCCTATTGCCATTGCCTACAAAGACGGCAAAGCGACGCCGGCGGCGGAAGGGTTCGCACGCAAATGCGGCGTCTCGCTGGACGAGGTCGGCCGCGCGGAGAAGGGCGGCAAAGAGGTCCTCTACTATAAAAACGAGATCAAGGGCCAGCCCTCAAAGGCACTGCTCGAGGGGATGCTTTCCCAGTGGCTGAAAAGTCTCGGCTTCGGCAAGTCCATGCGCTGGGGCGCGCTCGAAGAGAGCTTCATCCGCCCGATCCGCTGGGTCAACGTCATGATGGAGGGCGAGAGCGTCGACATGACCCTCTTCAACGTCAAGAGTGCCCCGGTCACCTACGTGCACCGCATGCACAGCTTCGAGCCGCAGATGGTCGCGGACGAAAAACAGTACTTCGAACTGCTCGAAACGGGTGCGGTAACGCTCTTCGCCGACGACCGCCGCAAGACGATCCTCGACGCTTTCGAAGCGCTTGAAAAAGCGCACGGCATCGCCATCGAGGTAGATGCCGACCTGCTCGACGAGGTCATCGCCATCACGGAGCACCCGACGCCGCTGCTGGGAAGCTTTGACGACACTTTCCTGCGCCTGCCGCCGGAGGTCATCATCACCTCCATGAAGGAGCACCAGCGCTACTTCCCGGTTTTCAAGGACGGCAAGCTCGTCAACCAGTTCGTCGTCGTCTCCAACGCTTTGACAGAAGACTTCAGCAAGGTCGTCGAAGGCAACGAGCGGGTCCTGCGCCCGCGCCTCGCCGATGCGCTTTTCTTCTACGACAACGACCTGAACAAGGGGCTCAGCACCGAGGGGCTGGAGAAGGTCGTCTTTATGGACGGTCTGGGAACGCTCCGCGACAAGATCGACCGCGAGCACGACATCGCCGACGCCCTCTTTGAGCGCTACGGCGACCTCGTGACGGCGGAGAATAGCCTTTCTTACGAGATGAACCAGGAGCTGCTGCAGCGCGCCGTCGAACTGGCCAAGGCCGACCTGATGAGCGAAATGGTCTACGAGTTTACCGAGCTACAGGGCCTGATGGGTTACTACTACGCGAAGGCGTTGGGCGAAGCGGACGAAGTCGCCCTTGCCATCAAAGAGCAGTACCTCCCCGAAGGCGAGGACTCCCCGGTACCGTCGACACGCTTCAGCGCCCTCGTGGCCCTCGCGATCAAGCTCGACACGCTCCTGGGGCTCTTCAGCGTCGACCAGATCCCGACCGGTTCACGCGACCCATTCGGTCTGCGCCGCGCTGTCAACGGGATCGTACGTATCGCGCTGGCTCACAGCCTGCCCTTTGACATCGCCGCGACCCTGCGCGAACTCGGTGCCAAATACAAGGGGATCGACTTCGAAAAGCTCGAATCCTTCTTTATCGAGCGGGTCAACCAGTACTACAAGGTTAACCCTTCCATCGTTGCGGCGGTCCTCGCCTCCGGCGAACGGGAGATCCTCTCCCTCGATGCGAAGATCAAGGCTGTCGCAAGCTTCGTGGAATCCGAAAGCTTCTCGACGATGTTCTCGACCTTCAAACGCGTCGCGAACATCACCAAGGACTTCGATGTCAACGGCCCGCTCAATATCGATGTGAGCCGTTTCGAGGCGGTGGAAGAGGGCGCGCTCTATAAAGCATTCAAAGCCGTCGTCGACGCCGAGTACGACAGTTACGAAGCGGAACTCGACGCGCTCTTCGGACTGAAGCCGGAGCTCGACGCTTTCTTTGACAACGTTATGGTCAATGCCGAGGACGAAGCCGTCCGCTACAACCGCAAAGCCCTCGTCGCCTCCGTCTACAAGACGCTGCTGGGCATCGCGGACATCAAAGAGATCTCGATCTAA
- a CDS encoding hemopexin repeat-containing protein: MSTELIRLPVVVIKVADDDGSHYAGDAFSDDTVRALIEDTNAIYEPDVGIRLILQKISTLNNTLINRVADWSMECPDAEATIPHPDPAFAGYRLSPSQHAAYSYAAKHYPDKIVIYVRRRTAVRVLVDSGYPKPLDGNWPGLPAAFKQGIDAALLRQDNGKIYLFKGSEYVRFSSVGAGVDPGYPKPIANHWPGLPASFQQGIDAALWRESNSCVYLFKGSEYVRFTNVSAGVDPGYPKKIADHWPGLPPAFRQEIDAALYYKPTGQIYFFKNDEYVRFSSVSAGVDAGYPQAIKNNWRGLPEVFEQGIQAALWRESNGCTYLFKNGEYVRYSKACDIVDEGGGGFSHKDMNFVALSPWAATGTLGVMVYAGGPTPAQAPHVFLAHELGHYFDLTHTMRNDSPETMAVAMQQLDDYCRQHYPDPKNVPENIADLVWDMDTLTDTSGDPGATLYMQALFGTDLPSATANPCIGAGEFTVHSDYCGRDFTATPPRDNVMSYTAQCPYLPGNTTGQTRARITPQQRAIIHASLKTWRKNLQQLPAGHDRYNAVWIKSNEDRPVVWAWKRADFDKLKKEYDAKGFRLDELNAFVLPGGEVRYNAVWIKSHEDRPAVWAWKRADFDKLYTEYYAKGYRLASLNAFMLSDGIERFNAIWIKSHEDRPAVWAWKRADFDKLYAEYHEKGFRLIDLNTFVYPGGEERYNAVWIKSDDDRPAVWAWKRADFDKLYTEYDTKGYRPERLNTFLGADGELRYNALWVKSGGSSRKALWEWVRWDFESRHDTLHAKGYRLYRLGCSVLP, translated from the coding sequence ATGAGCACGGAGCTGATCAGACTGCCCGTCGTCGTCATCAAGGTCGCCGATGACGACGGCTCGCACTATGCAGGCGACGCATTTTCAGACGACACGGTCAGGGCGCTGATCGAGGACACCAATGCCATCTACGAACCCGATGTGGGGATCCGGCTGATTTTGCAGAAGATCAGCACCCTCAACAACACGCTGATCAACCGTGTGGCGGACTGGAGCATGGAGTGCCCCGATGCGGAGGCGACGATCCCGCACCCTGACCCTGCTTTCGCCGGTTACCGCCTGAGCCCTTCGCAGCATGCGGCCTACAGCTATGCGGCCAAACACTACCCCGACAAGATCGTCATTTACGTCCGCCGCCGGACCGCCGTCAGGGTACTCGTCGATTCGGGTTACCCCAAACCACTTGACGGGAACTGGCCCGGACTCCCCGCCGCGTTCAAGCAGGGGATCGACGCCGCCCTGCTTCGGCAGGACAACGGCAAGATCTACCTCTTCAAAGGAAGCGAATACGTCCGGTTTTCCAGCGTCGGCGCCGGCGTCGATCCGGGCTACCCCAAGCCCATCGCCAACCACTGGCCGGGCCTCCCGGCTTCCTTTCAACAGGGCATCGATGCCGCGCTGTGGCGGGAGAGTAACAGCTGCGTGTACCTCTTCAAAGGGAGCGAATACGTCCGTTTCACAAACGTCAGTGCCGGCGTCGACCCGGGATACCCGAAAAAGATTGCCGACCACTGGCCGGGCCTTCCGCCCGCCTTCCGGCAGGAGATCGATGCCGCGCTCTACTACAAACCCACCGGACAGATCTATTTTTTCAAAAATGACGAATACGTCCGCTTCTCCAGCGTCAGTGCAGGCGTGGACGCCGGCTACCCGCAGGCCATCAAAAACAACTGGCGCGGTCTCCCGGAGGTATTTGAGCAGGGTATCCAGGCGGCCCTCTGGCGGGAGAGCAACGGCTGTACCTACCTCTTCAAAAACGGCGAGTATGTCCGGTACTCGAAGGCGTGCGACATCGTCGACGAAGGCGGCGGCGGTTTCTCGCACAAAGATATGAATTTTGTCGCACTGAGCCCATGGGCGGCGACGGGTACGCTGGGCGTCATGGTCTACGCCGGCGGCCCCACCCCCGCCCAGGCGCCCCACGTCTTCCTGGCCCATGAGCTCGGCCACTATTTCGACCTGACCCATACCATGCGCAACGACTCCCCCGAAACAATGGCCGTCGCGATGCAGCAGCTCGACGACTACTGCCGGCAGCACTATCCCGACCCCAAAAACGTCCCCGAAAACATCGCGGACCTCGTTTGGGATATGGACACCCTGACGGATACCTCAGGCGATCCGGGCGCCACACTGTACATGCAGGCGCTCTTCGGTACAGACCTGCCATCCGCCACCGCCAATCCCTGTATCGGCGCGGGCGAGTTCACCGTCCACTCGGACTACTGCGGCAGGGATTTTACCGCGACACCGCCGCGCGACAACGTGATGAGCTACACGGCGCAATGCCCCTATCTCCCCGGCAACACCACCGGGCAGACGCGGGCACGGATTACGCCGCAGCAGCGGGCCATCATCCACGCGTCGCTGAAAACCTGGCGCAAAAACCTGCAGCAGCTGCCGGCGGGCCATGACCGCTACAACGCCGTCTGGATCAAGTCGAACGAGGACCGTCCCGTCGTCTGGGCCTGGAAACGGGCCGACTTCGACAAGCTGAAAAAAGAGTATGATGCAAAAGGGTTCCGCCTGGATGAGCTCAACGCCTTTGTCCTGCCCGGCGGCGAGGTGCGCTACAACGCCGTCTGGATCAAATCGCACGAGGATCGGCCCGCCGTCTGGGCATGGAAACGCGCCGACTTCGACAAACTGTACACCGAGTACTACGCAAAGGGGTACCGGTTGGCGTCGCTCAACGCCTTCATGCTCTCCGACGGCATTGAGCGCTTCAACGCCATCTGGATCAAATCGCACGAAGACCGCCCTGCGGTCTGGGCCTGGAAACGTGCCGATTTCGATAAGCTCTACGCCGAGTACCATGAGAAAGGGTTCCGCCTGATCGATCTCAATACGTTCGTCTACCCGGGCGGAGAGGAGCGCTACAACGCCGTCTGGATCAAATCGGACGACGACAGGCCCGCCGTCTGGGCCTGGAAGCGGGCCGACTTCGACAAGCTGTACACCGAGTATGACACGAAAGGGTACCGTCCGGAACGCCTCAACACTTTTCTCGGCGCCGACGGCGAACTGCGCTACAACGCCCTCTGGGTCAAATCCGGGGGCAGCAGCAGAAAGGCCCTGTGGGAGTGGGTACGCTGGGACTTCGAGAGCCGCCACGACACGCTGCACGCCAAGGGCTACCGCCTCTACCGTCTGGGCTGCAGCGTCCTGCCCTAG
- a CDS encoding nitroreductase → MDTLDALLERRSVRAFLDKAVDRETIETLLEHASHAPSGVNMQPWSVCVVGGSMKKLIETRIIKAFEAGEKARMDYSYYPQQWEEPYRSRRKETGLLMYRTLGIAKEDRAAQAEQWKANYRAFDAPVVLYFFIDAALEKGSWLDYGMFLQSLMLAATSLGLGSCPQAALAEYPDIVREELGIGSDKTLLCGMALGYEDKTAPINGYRTPRVPLDAFAAFYDV, encoded by the coding sequence ATGGATACATTGGATGCACTCCTCGAACGCAGATCGGTGCGGGCGTTCCTGGACAAGGCGGTGGACAGAGAGACCATTGAAACGCTCCTTGAACATGCAAGTCATGCCCCCTCCGGTGTCAACATGCAGCCGTGGAGCGTCTGTGTCGTCGGCGGCAGCATGAAAAAGCTTATTGAAACAAGGATTATTAAGGCCTTCGAGGCGGGTGAAAAAGCCCGCATGGACTATAGCTACTACCCGCAACAGTGGGAGGAGCCCTACCGGAGCCGGCGCAAAGAGACGGGCCTGCTGATGTACCGGACGCTGGGCATTGCCAAAGAGGACAGAGCGGCGCAGGCCGAACAGTGGAAAGCCAACTACAGGGCCTTCGACGCCCCGGTCGTGCTCTACTTTTTTATCGATGCCGCCCTGGAAAAGGGCTCCTGGCTCGATTACGGCATGTTCCTGCAGTCCCTCATGCTCGCGGCGACATCCCTCGGGCTGGGAAGCTGCCCGCAGGCCGCCCTGGCCGAATACCCCGATATCGTCCGCGAAGAACTGGGCATTGGAAGCGACAAGACCCTGCTGTGCGGCATGGCCCTGGGCTACGAGGATAAGACGGCCCCGATCAACGGCTACCGGACGCCACGAGTCCCCCTCGACGCGTTCGCCGCGTTCTACGATGTCTGA
- a CDS encoding DUF4188 domain-containing protein produces MPTIHEKRMTARPEGEFVVFLIGMRINKPWKVHKWLPVALAMPRMLKELQADPELGLLHYEQWFGRTIILVQYWKSFEHLEQFAGLKDGEHPPAWAQFNKRVGSSGDVGIWHETYVVRPGQYENIYHNMPQFGLAKAFGFVEAEGRHTTARGRLEGGRG; encoded by the coding sequence ATGCCAACAATCCACGAAAAGCGAATGACCGCCAGACCCGAAGGGGAATTCGTCGTCTTCCTGATCGGGATGCGCATCAACAAACCGTGGAAGGTCCACAAGTGGCTGCCGGTCGCGCTGGCGATGCCGCGGATGCTCAAGGAGCTGCAGGCTGACCCGGAGCTGGGGCTGCTGCACTACGAGCAGTGGTTCGGGCGGACGATCATCCTGGTGCAGTACTGGAAGTCGTTCGAGCACCTGGAGCAGTTCGCGGGGCTCAAAGACGGGGAACACCCGCCGGCATGGGCGCAGTTCAACAAGCGCGTGGGTTCAAGCGGCGACGTCGGCATCTGGCATGAAACCTATGTCGTGCGGCCGGGGCAGTATGAAAACATCTATCACAATATGCCGCAGTTCGGGCTGGCGAAGGCGTTCGGTTTTGTCGAAGCGGAGGGCCGCCATACGACGGCCAGGGGGCGCCTGGAGGGCGGGCGGGGTTAG
- a CDS encoding pyridoxamine 5'-phosphate oxidase family protein: MLDFLSAFRSTVIGTTDADGFPFASYAPFVRDDHRYYVFISDIARHAANLRREGRASLFFIEDECNAENLFARKRVSLQCETRIVPREDERFDAIMSRFKETFSPGMISGLMQMQDFHLHEFTSVGGEAVFGFGEAYTLGGEHMETLLPRRGGGHKKG; the protein is encoded by the coding sequence ATGCTCGATTTTCTCTCCGCGTTCCGCAGCACTGTTATCGGAACGACTGACGCCGACGGTTTCCCCTTCGCCTCCTACGCCCCTTTTGTCCGCGACGATCACCGCTACTACGTCTTTATCAGCGACATCGCACGCCATGCGGCCAACCTACGCCGGGAGGGGCGCGCATCGCTCTTCTTTATAGAGGATGAGTGCAACGCCGAAAACCTCTTTGCACGCAAACGGGTCTCGCTGCAGTGCGAAACGCGCATCGTCCCCCGCGAAGACGAGCGCTTCGATGCCATCATGTCCCGTTTCAAGGAGACCTTCAGCCCCGGGATGATCTCGGGTTTGATGCAGATGCAGGATTTCCACCTCCACGAGTTCACCTCCGTCGGCGGGGAGGCGGTCTTCGGTTTCGGCGAAGCCTATACCCTCGGCGGGGAGCACATGGAGACCCTGCTTCCGCGCCGCGGCGGCGGGCATAAAAAGGGGTGA
- a CDS encoding GNAT family N-acetyltransferase, with translation MRWQWSLYDRLSPMEILEIMKLRQAVFVVEQECAYQDADDLDPLSWHLTGWEEDAHGKRLVAYLRVVSPGNKFEEPSIGRVITPIALRGRGLGKALMHEAIKRIPSLYRQASIRISAQQRMEPFYAGFGFETVSAPYDEDGIPHVEMLRGP, from the coding sequence ATGCGGTGGCAATGGTCATTGTACGATCGGCTCTCCCCCATGGAGATCCTGGAGATCATGAAGCTCCGGCAGGCCGTTTTTGTCGTGGAGCAGGAGTGCGCCTATCAGGATGCGGACGATCTTGATCCGCTTTCGTGGCACCTCACGGGGTGGGAAGAAGATGCCCACGGCAAACGGCTCGTCGCCTATCTGCGCGTCGTCTCCCCCGGCAATAAGTTCGAGGAACCCTCCATCGGGCGCGTCATCACGCCGATAGCGCTGCGCGGCAGGGGTCTGGGCAAAGCGCTGATGCACGAAGCGATAAAGAGGATCCCCTCGCTCTACCGGCAGGCATCCATAAGGATCTCCGCGCAGCAGCGCATGGAGCCCTTTTATGCCGGGTTCGGTTTCGAAACGGTTTCAGCCCCCTACGACGAAGACGGCATTCCCCACGTAGAAATGCTGCGGGGACCCTAG
- a CDS encoding sensor domain-containing diguanylate cyclase has protein sequence MKEQQPADSMNDYGDDTLQMEQARVLYSHLPSSLAMSAILAVILVVIQAPVIDADVRYGWLALLFSVLLGRTIMLIAWRRTAKIHTPADAERWLLFFRLALVLTGVFWGIGGILLVPAGDIDHTLYVAFTLAGISAGSATILAIDRKSVIGFIFPVLLSQILPLAAMDDPVSQGMAAMLSLFLLFLLLSARQTGLRLEENFNLRVKAMQNEARLLQMLESSPIATRIADLATNKVVFANSCYNDLIELPAHKIIGVHPSNYYAHPKEFTEIVKSVSKGEKVVDKLIEIRSPGSSQWIKWVLASYFPIEYHGKPAVLGWFYDITDRKLVEDEVEHEAFHDMLTGLPNRLQLHNRLHKAISNAERKQTSLSLMFIDLDKFKPVNDRFGHDIGDLLLKAVADRIVGCLRQSDMAARIGGDEFVVMLSGVGSENTATVIGEKIRHVLEMPFEIEGLTLEISSSIGIAVYPNHAQKEEDLLKRADIAMYNAKAGGRNSVVTYAPGMQGEGN, from the coding sequence ATGAAAGAACAGCAGCCGGCCGATAGCATGAACGATTACGGCGACGACACTTTGCAAATGGAGCAGGCACGGGTGCTCTATTCCCATCTGCCCTCTTCGCTGGCCATGAGCGCCATCCTCGCCGTCATACTGGTGGTGATTCAGGCGCCGGTCATCGATGCCGACGTGCGGTACGGATGGCTTGCCCTCCTCTTTTCCGTGCTGCTGGGCCGGACCATCATGCTGATCGCCTGGCGGCGCACAGCCAAGATACATACCCCGGCCGATGCCGAACGCTGGCTGCTGTTTTTCCGCCTCGCACTTGTACTGACGGGCGTCTTCTGGGGGATCGGCGGTATCCTGCTGGTCCCTGCCGGGGATATCGACCATACGCTTTATGTCGCCTTCACCCTTGCCGGCATAAGTGCGGGAAGTGCAACGATCCTCGCGATCGACCGCAAATCGGTGATCGGATTCATCTTTCCCGTTTTATTGTCGCAGATCCTGCCGCTGGCCGCCATGGACGATCCGGTCTCCCAGGGGATGGCGGCGATGCTTTCGCTTTTCCTGCTCTTTTTGCTGCTCAGTGCCCGCCAGACTGGGCTCCGGCTCGAAGAGAACTTCAACCTGCGCGTCAAAGCGATGCAGAACGAAGCCCGGCTTTTGCAGATGCTCGAGAGCAGCCCTATTGCGACGCGCATCGCGGACCTCGCCACCAACAAAGTCGTCTTTGCCAACAGCTGCTATAACGACCTGATCGAACTGCCGGCCCACAAAATCATCGGGGTACACCCCTCAAACTATTATGCCCACCCGAAGGAGTTCACCGAGATCGTCAAGAGCGTCTCCAAAGGTGAAAAGGTTGTCGACAAACTCATCGAGATCCGCTCGCCCGGCTCGTCCCAATGGATCAAATGGGTCCTGGCCTCTTACTTTCCGATAGAGTACCATGGCAAACCGGCAGTACTGGGATGGTTTTACGACATCACCGACCGCAAACTGGTTGAGGATGAGGTCGAACACGAGGCCTTCCACGACATGCTGACCGGCCTGCCGAACCGTCTGCAGCTGCACAACCGGCTGCACAAGGCGATTTCCAACGCAGAGCGGAAACAGACCAGCCTCTCGTTGATGTTTATCGATCTGGACAAATTCAAACCCGTCAACGATCGTTTCGGGCACGACATCGGCGACCTGCTGCTCAAGGCCGTCGCCGACCGCATCGTCGGATGCCTGCGCCAGTCCGACATGGCCGCACGCATCGGCGGTGACGAGTTCGTGGTCATGCTTTCGGGGGTCGGTAGCGAAAATACCGCCACGGTCATCGGGGAAAAGATCCGGCATGTGCTGGAGATGCCGTTCGAGATCGAAGGGCTCACGCTCGAGATATCCTCGAGCATCGGGATTGCCGTCTACCCCAACCATGCCCAAAAAGAGGAGGATCTTCTCAAACGGGCGGACATCGCCATGTACAATGCCAAAGCCGGAGGCCGCAACAGCGTCGTCACCTACGCGCCAGGCATGCAGGGCGAAGGCAATTGA
- a CDS encoding J domain-containing protein has product MQERSWEEEQFIIWNSALGLRDFVMIDRVEGDEGSRVAWLEEPYEMVGPFDFDEFLSTGCISFAACVVMSRHKWNTERTQLLQESMERRRKTQEKVFEDLARRNRHKRRHGSPFRQINEREMRELLELPVDGELEVTQIKAAYRRRAKEAHPDVGGSHELFVQITEARDLLLELIA; this is encoded by the coding sequence ATGCAAGAGCGTTCGTGGGAAGAGGAGCAATTCATCATCTGGAACAGTGCGCTTGGTCTCCGCGACTTCGTCATGATCGACCGCGTCGAAGGCGATGAAGGGAGCCGGGTCGCCTGGCTGGAAGAGCCCTACGAGATGGTCGGCCCCTTTGACTTTGACGAGTTCCTCTCCACGGGCTGCATCAGTTTTGCCGCCTGTGTCGTCATGTCACGCCATAAATGGAACACAGAGCGCACGCAGCTGCTGCAGGAGTCCATGGAACGCCGCCGTAAAACCCAGGAGAAGGTGTTCGAGGACCTGGCACGCCGCAACCGTCATAAACGGCGCCACGGCAGCCCCTTCCGGCAGATCAATGAGCGTGAGATGCGCGAACTCCTGGAGCTCCCTGTCGACGGGGAACTCGAAGTCACCCAGATCAAAGCCGCCTACCGCCGCCGCGCCAAAGAGGCGCACCCCGACGTCGGCGGCAGCCACGAGCTCTTCGTACAGATCACGGAAGCGCGCGACCTCCTGCTGGAACTCATAGCTTAA